tggtgtggatgtggtgaggacctacaagtacatAGGGGTGCacctgagtggagcaccaacatggaggctgtgtacaagaagggccagatttgcctctacttcctgaggagactgaggtcctttggagtatgcagacctctccttcgcgtgttttaccagtctgttgtcatcagtacaatcttctatgcagtggaactctggggcaatggcatcaacacgggtgatgccaacggGCTCaatagaaaggctggctctgttgtaGGAGTCAGACTGGACACAgcggaggctgtggtagaacaaaggaccctacggaaaatcctggcaattctgaacaatgcttctcaccctctgcagcacagttgtcttagtctattactgaaagtgctaatgagtcaacctatagccaggaaagtgatgacgcccctcctgttagattgtctgtggtaatttattttttattctttctacttctcttatttatatctgtgcacttgcaatgctactgtaacattgtaattttctttgggatcaatcaagtatctatctatctatagtcTTTCTCCACCAGAAAGCTTTCAATCTTGGTTTTAATTTTTCATTTGACCTGCCATTCTACTGCAAATCCATAATTTCAACAATcaggactgatttttttttgttattttatatTATTTACGAATGGATTAGAATgaatgagtataggagttgggatgtaatgttgagattgtataaggcattggtaaggccaaatttggagtattgtgtacagtcctggtcaccgaattataggaaaggtgtcaataaaattgagagagtacagaggagatttactagaatgttgcctgggtttcatctcctaagttacagagaaaggttgaacaagttgggcctttattcttcggagcatagaaggttgaggggggacttgatagaggtatttaaaattatgagggggatagataggttAGATagggttgacgtggataggctttttccattgagagtgggggagattcaaacgaggacatgagttgagagttaaagggcaaaagtttaggggtaacgtgagggggaacttctttactcagagagtggtaactgcgtggaacgagcttccagcagaagtggttgaggcaggttcgatgttgtcatttaaagttaaattggacaactatatggacaggaaaggaatggagggttatgggctgagtgcaggttggtgggactaggtgagagtaagagttcggcacggactagaaggccgagatggcctgtttccgtgctgtaattattacagtatatggttatatggttatagatcTCATTTAAGGTATGGTTACTTGTCATAGAGACTCTTACCCGAGAAAAGTTTTACTGTAACTGCTGTTaaatttcattgatcctgttatagttactattctatagatttgctgagtatgcccacaggaaaatgaatctcagggttgtatatggtgacatatatgtactttgaactttgaacattgaaaagaAATGATGGTAGGAAATAAATGCATTTGGGCAGTCTGTGCAATGTAGCAAGGGATATCAAGATGCTTCATACAAGTGTACATTAGACAAACATTGACACCTGGTCATGGGGAGACATTAGTGCTGACTAAAAGTTTGGCCAAAAGTTTTGAGAGGCTTTTTAGGCAGGCAAAGGGATGGAAGAGTTTCAGGAGAACTTGGAGTTTGGGACCAAGCTGTAAATGAAGAACTGATAAAAGATGGGGATGAGCAAGATATTAACCCAAGATCTCAATGCCGTGTTGCCGTGCAGGGCTTGAAGAAATTATAGTGAAATTTCAAAAACGTACCTGTAAAATAACTTACAATTGAACTTGCCAATATGTCGTTAAGAACATTGATGAATATATTTGTATATTGTAAATTTTTGTGCGCAGGTTTGGTATTCATTCGTTACTTTTCATATGTGATACAATTAACATTTATAACATTGGTGAAAAATGCATCTGATCATCCAGATGTTAGTGGATCTTAATTACAAATGAATCATTGTGCAAGTAATGCTGTTCTGTTTGAATGGCCCTTTACTTATGGACCAGTTTTCTTTCAATAGGATTGAAGAATTCAGGATTGCTTTAAATGAACCAAAGATCAGCCTCACAAAACTTCAGGAGCTCTGTTTCAGTGGTaaggagaatggtgcaaaatttCAATATGAGATTCTGGAGAATGGTGGTAAGATGTCTGTGAAAATATGTGTTGTGTCTGCTGAAGATATATATCTGACATAGCTAACTGgtttttcactttttaaaaaaaatgccacTCTTTGTACAATTAGGGATATAATTCACATTCTCTGTCCCTAGTTGTATCAAGCATGACATTTATCTACCAATTTTGGTCAATATGCTTAATGCCAATGTAGAGATATTCAGGTATCACTTCTTAACCAACACTTTCAAAGTATCACACTCTCTTTGCTTGATCATCATGAAATGACCTGGTCAGGGTCTGGTGGTTTTTGTTAGTTGCCATGGTAACCTTTCCACAATTCCTCAAGAggccctctgttttttttcttgcgATCTCTTAATTAACTATTCATCACCTACATTTACTCaacgtaaaaaaaaatacatcgtTGTCGTCTAATATTACTACTATATGCCCCACATCAGTAGGTATGCATTTTAATTTATGTCACTGGTTATTATCGATACAGCCATACAGACAGTTCTGGATTTATCCCTGCTACCATAGAGACCGTCCTGGGACTAACTATGCTATATCTAAATACTTTactataaagctaccaaggtctTCTGACTTCCTGCAATGATGGGTTTTCtttcagatgccatttcattggctgcaTGCACCTTACTCGCAAAATACCAGAGAATTGTATTCACTCCTGATTTCCGGTGCTGTCCGCAAAGAATTTGCATGTTTTGCCCCGACTGTGTGGATTTCATCCAGGTGTTCTGCGTTCCTACCATATCCCAAAGATAATGTGGGTTAGTAAGCTAATGGTGCATTGCCCTGGTGTGTGGGTGGCAGATTCTGAGGAGTTGACTAGAAATTGGGCAAATAAGAGACTACAAGGGTCTCTGCAGAAGCTGCAAGTCTTGAAAatgcacacagaatactggaggaactcagcaagtcaatagGATCTatacaggggaataaacagttgttgtttcaggccaagacccatcatgaggaatcaaaaggaagggggcagaaaggtggctgggggagggagaggagtacaaactggcaggtgataggtgagactaagtGATGGAGAAGCTGGGTGGGGATAAtgtgagaatctgggaggtgatgggtaggagtaaagagctgaagaaggaggaagctgatgggaaaggacagtggaaggaggtggggaattgAGAGAGGTGATGGTCATGtcatgagggtgggggaggagaaagggTGAGAGCCACCATAATGGGAGGGGAAAAACAGACAAAGGAGGGGGGCAGAGAGGAGTGGTTACTGGAAGAGGAAGGTAAAACTAGAATTAATGTAGGTTGAGTGTAAATATGTGGCTGATagttggcctgtcccctaaaaccctcactaatttttatagatgcaccgtagaaagcattcttctagggtgcatcacaacctggtatggaagttgtcctgtccaagaccgaaagaagctgcagaagatcgtgaacacggcgcagcacatcatacaaaccaatcttccgtccttggactcactttacaccgcacgctgtcggagcagtgctgccaggataaatcaaggacacaacccacccagccaacgcacttttcgtccctcttccctctgggagaaggctcaggagcttgaagactcgtacggccagatttgggaacagcttctttccaactgtgataagactgctgaacggatcctgacccggatctgggccgttccctccaaatatctggacctgcctctcggtttttttttgcactaccttacttcccatttttctattttctatttgtgatttataatttaaatttttaatatttaccaactttattttaaatatttttgatatttaatatttgtaatccagggagtgcgaagcacagaatcaaatatcgctgtgatgattatatgttctagtaccaattgtttggcaagtATAAGGTATGGGCTTGCTGAGCAAAGGTCCCATTTCCATGCTGTGTTTCCCTATGACTACAATTATAGGAGTATGTGCTCTTTCTCTTTTGTGCTTCACAATGGTGCTGAGTCACATCTGAGCTTTTTACCTGCTTCTCACAGGAATTCCATTTGAAGGAGGGCTGCGCTCACTTTGCTGGAAGGTAAGTTTGCATTTAAGAGAATTCGGGTTGCCAACACTGGATGTGTTCCTTGAATTTTTGTCACATGAATCTTGCACGCAATTGCTCTGCCTAGTCATTTGCTATCTCGCACACTTTTTAATGACTTGTAAACAGAGGTATTCAGAAAAATTGGGGAGTTTCCAGTACTATCAACACCAAGAACATAGAGGGACTTTTTGCTCTGAAGCCATTTGTGCATGCTGGGTTTGTGAAAGGGTAATTTGAAAACAAATTTTTCAAGATTTGTCTGTTGGAAATATAGAAACTGTTGTTAGTGAGGCTGAGATTCAACAGTCTGCCCAAACAATTAAAATATGGTCCTGCCTATATATCTCTGTCAGAGTGTCCACTGAAATATCCTTTTAAAAATTACAATGTTTATGTAATATAAATATGGTATAATTTTAAAGGGGGTGTACAAAACAGACAAAGGGTTTGCATCTAAAACCTACCTCTATAACCATGGCTTTGGTCAAATGACTTAATGTCTTTTGTTTTATCAGATGCTTGGATAATACTGGTGTAAACTCCCTGAATCAGTTTGCCAGATTAAACATGTTATACAACTGCAAATTGTTGCCCGTAGTTCTTTATGATCATGAAAGTGTTTGACTTATAGGATGGGGCACTGCCTAAACAGGAGCGGACCAAACTCCAGCTAGTTAGGTAACACTGACACCTAGATAGAAAATGGGGAATGTCTGTACCACACAGTGGCTAAATTGTGGGAcaaaagtgaagggaataacACAAGTATAATTAAGAGAAAGTTTGGTAATTACATGAAAAGGGAAGAAATATTGATGGTTTTACATAAGGTAGAAGAAGGAGACTCAAATGGAGCATAATTAATGCCAGTGGCTCAAAGAACCACAAGATCTGTTTCCCTGTTCTAAACAATATAAAAATTCGCCCTTGTTGTATTTTGTTAGTTGTTCCTTAATTCATAAATATTTTGTCTCCACTTAGATCCTCCTCAATTATCTTCCCATAGAGCAGACCCAGTGGAGCTCCTCCTTGAAGAAACAAAGGTAAAGAAGTGCTTATGAAAAGTCAaagcaaaaactgcagatgctagaacacttaaaataaaaatagaaatggcCATTTGTGGGGAGGGAAAcagagccaatgtttcaggttggtGATGTAGTCTGtcatgctgagtgtttccaggatTTTTCActtttacagtactgtatttgtcaacatgaagcgtacagtaagtttgtaaatctggtgggagcaaaggatgttgggaatggcaagggtggagcgctgtgggaggggtgtgggacaagtggcagaggagtgccatgGGTGGTGGGTGCGCGAGTGCAGACACACCGAGCCCTGAGACagtaggcaaggtcatttgattcaagACAATTGGTTTAATGAATGTCCCTctagtgcttcctgctccttgccacctcccttcctcttttcgtaactatgattcccctcttcctgcccccttcccacacgcagtccacaatagagacccatatcagaatcagatttaccatctctcacatatgtcatgatttttttcttgcggcagcagtacagtgcaatacataaaattactacagttccGTCCAGAAGTCTGAGGCATCCTAGCTATGTATAGctgcctaagacgtttgcacagtgctgtatattgGTGAAGAGCTGCATTTCTGTTACTGCTTATGAGGGTCCTCTACTCTTGGGGTTCAGGGCAATCCTGTAATTCAGAGAGGGTAGGAGTGGAGGGAAGGCCTTTTTACTGTAAAAAGGGCTGATACTGGAACTAAAGCTACAGGGTGAGGAGATTTTATTTTGGAGGAAGAGAGAGGCTTAAAACCTCTTGCTACTTTGACATAGCTGTACCTACATAAATTCATGTGAGGGAAAACTCTTCTTTTGCATATAGAGAGTGGGGTtacagaggcttgtcaaatgatgCCATCAGCACATGGTCATTGGCAGCTCTTTGCACTGGGTGCAAGTTGTTTTCAGGAAGACAAAAGGGTTTCTTTCATCGGAGTGGTGGGTTATCCAGCAGCAGCTGATGTTTGTGTTGGTACATgtacttcagaatcagagtccAGTGTTAGACGATTGTCAGGATGAATACTGACCAAAAAAAACAGGgcatctttcttttcctttctcaaatccaGGAGGAGATGATGTTTCTCCCCGTCACAACTGTGACATTATCACACCTGTTTAGTTAGCTCACCATCAGTTATGCAACACCTTTGTACTTTTTCAAATGTTCTTGTGGTGTAATGTTTTGTCAAATGACTGACAGTCTGTTCAGAGAAACACTCAATATAATCCGCTGTCTATCTTTTTAGTGCCTTGAGGACATTATGTGAAGCCTTTTTGATCAGTGTTCAAAAGTGTGTCTTTCCATAAGCTTCCTACTAAGGTCAAGTAGCAGAGCAAAAAGTCACAGAAGCAATGCACAATTTAACTTGAAATGCTTGTCATCCATATCAGTAAGAGGACTTTATTTTAAAGAAGCTTTACACACTAAACATTTAAATTAATTCAGCCACTGATTTGTATGATTGATAGCTTAATGTTCATTGGAACTGACTGCTCAGCTTTTGAAATTACTTGGAGTTTGTGCAATGGTAATGGGCTCATATTTATCCCAGCATTTATTCTTCATTTCGTACAAAATGTGGAAATTCCATTTGAATATTATTTGCCTATTGCTAAAATAAAATTGCAATGAACTTGACTAGAGCAGTGCTTGTATCCCACAGAAGTCCCAGTCTGTGGTCGAGGCAGCTTGTTGTGACAGGACTTGGGGGTGGGTGTCGAATTTTACTTTGAGCACCTGCTGTTACAAATGCAATCTTATAATTTATTGTGCATTTATGTATTGGGAGTGGTATGAACTGTAATTTTAAAGCCTATAGGGTGACTCCCTCCCCGCTAACTGCGCTCTTAATTCTGGTGTTTGTCCCTTTCCTCAGGAGACAAATTCCCTTCTCAAAAAAACCAACGTAGACAaaattggatgttgtgtattggATAATTATGACCTGTTATACATTTTCTTTTCAACAACTTCCATTTAGTTCTCTCTGAGCCTATTTTTCTGGCTTAGTGCTTTTGGATTGACATAATCTTCTAGTTATACTATTTATAAAGAATTGTAAATTTAATTTGAGGAATTCTGCTTTCCTTACATTCACAAAGTAATGTAAAATGCTGAATCCTTCAGGGCTGAAACATTACTGGTCTGCATCCAAAACAATAATTAAGCTTCCTCCCTTCAGTGTCATCTAACAACAGTTATTTTATATATAACCTTAAAGGGACAGCCACCCACCCCGTAAGATCTCAATTTGGTCTTACTTAGcattaaaacaaaaactgctTCAGTTGATTGTGTAGTATTTTGTACATCTGTCTACAGCAGGAGGACGGATTGAAGCAGAGCGGTTACCAGGATGGATTTTAATAACATAGGGAGCACGTTTTTTTGGTATATGTGGAATAAAGATTGGTCTGTGTTCAATTTGACCGCACTTGGTGTATTGATTTGCAGGGAAATTTATGCACAGTTCTTGAAGGAAATGATCATCCAGCCCGGCATTGCCAGGGCAAATTTGGGTTTCTTTCGAGAGGATGTCACGTTAGAAGACCACGTGAGTCCCTGTTTACTTTTTGTCAGGAGGGCAAACAGCTTTCATCAATCAATTTATTTCATACTTTAACTGCTATCCAGGACCAGGTCCTAGGGGTAATGCACCTGCAGTGATCTGCTTTTCTAGAATCAGATATACAGCATATGAAGAAGCCATTTGGCCACCATTTTCATGCTGATCACAAATCTATATTGATCCCATCTTCCAGCGCTTGGCCTGTAGCCTTCAGTACCAATTGAAATATTAGTCAAGACATTTCTTAAATGCTGCCAACAGCTCTACTTCCATCATTCTGCAGTGTATTTTAGGTACTCACCACTTTCCGGGTGAAGGAGATCGTCTTTGAATTCCCTCCAAATCGCTTTCTCTTCCCCTGCCCCTACTTTACCCTAAATCTatatgttgcagttttattcATCTATGATAAGGGGGTGTGCTTCTTGCTGTCTACCTTATCTATACTTCTCAATCATGTCCTCTCATAGCCTCCTCCTATCCAGAGCTAGCCTTTCCAATCTCTTATCATAACTAAAAcattccattccaggcaacaccctGATAATCTCCCATGCACTGTCTGCAGCACGATCACGTATTTCTTATATTGTAGTGGCTAGACTTGCAGGCAGTGCCTCAGCTTGAAGTctgaccagtgttttataaagtcggAGCAtattgtgtggaatttgcacagtgaccatgtggattcttccagatgctccagtttcctgtatTTTCTTACAATTAAATTTTTCCTTTTCCCATTCATTTTCTGAACAGCCCTTGAATCCAAACCCTGATAGTCAATGGAACACTTACTTTAAAGACAACGAGGTTCTCCTGCAAATTGACAAAGATGTCCGGTAAGAAGACGAAGAAATTGGTACTGATAAAGCATCTTTCATTTTCTTGGGATATTCCCAACATGATTGTGAGAGATAAAATATTTTTGATGTGCAGTTGTTTTGCAACTAAAACTGTGAGAATGGTTGTGCAGAGCAAGTTCTCTGAAATTGTAGTGCCTTAGGAATATAGAAACAGGAGATCACTCAGTCCCCTTGACTGCCTTAAAATTCACTTAAATTACAGTGATCTGTATGTCGTTCCTACTTACCTACCTGTGCTCCAAGCCTGTATTTGCATTTATCTAACAAAAATCTATTCTTCAGTTGATCCCTAACAAACACATTTAGTTCTGGATATCTAGCACTCAATATGTAAAAGGTACTTGCCAATCTAACTCTAAATGGTTTGAttctaattttaaaataatgcCTTGTGATTCTTCATTCCCTTACTGGGGATTTTTTTCCCTCAGTATCAAACCTGTTGAATCTTTTCAATGTACTGTATTTTTAAACAACTTAATTTGATGAAccgtctcagcccaaaaggttgattgtttattcctttccatagatgctgccagacctgttgagttcctctagcatgctatatgtgttgctctggatttccaacatctgcacaatctcttgtgtttttagtTTCATCATGCCCGAATATCTTAAACTCGGGAATATAAACAAAATTTATGTAGCCTTGTATTGCACTGGATTGAATTTAAATGTTTCTTCTTGCTATTGTGCTTCATGAAATCCTAATCAGTAATTCCAACATTGTGTGGCTGGTCAAGCCCACTTAAGATTTTTCTGATGTTCTGGTGTGGATTTGGGTTCCTAACTTTGCCTAAGAAATGTACAGGAGTCATGAAAGTGTACAGTATATATAGAAAAAGGGGTAGAGGAGATTAGAAAATTAACTTTTTTGTATTTTAAGTTGAAGTGAAGgaattcttctttttaaactgtcTCTAACTCGCTCTTACTTAATTCCTCTCTTCCAGGCGACTATATCCAGACATGGCATTTTTCCAGCGGCCTACTGACTATCCATGTCTTCTGATTATGGATCCCCAAAATGAATTTGAAACACTTCGAAAGCGGGTAGAGCAAACCACCTTGAAATCCCAAACAGTTGCACATAATCGGAGTGGTGTCACTAATGTAAGATCTGCATTATGAAATAATTCTTATATTTCTAATAATTGATTCAGCCTGGCAAGAACTTGCATTTGCATCAGCTGTTTCTTGCTCAGTTTAATCTTGTTGGTATTTTTTCTCAGTGATTAAAGATATTTTACACTTCATTGATAACTTTTTTCATTTATTAAAGTTTCATTCATCTGTATTGCCTGGTGCAGTTGTGTCTAAATGATATCTGCCAGCAAATAGTTTCAATTAATCTAAATTAGTTTGCTTATTCTGTGCACTGCTATGCCAAGATGTTAATTAGATTTTCATCTCCAGTTAGTTCCTAGATATTTTTCCTCTTTCaataggtttgctcccctcgcaAAACTGCCTCTGCCAATGAGTATGAAGTGCTCCCCAATGGCTGCGAGGCTCACTGGGAGGTGGTTGAGAGAATCCTATTCATTTATGCCAAGCTGAATCCAGGAATCGCTTATGTACAGGGCATGAATGAGATTGTGGGTCCAATTTACTATACCTTCGCTACCGATCCGAATACAGAGTGGAAAGGTGAAGTTCTGAGACTTCTGTCATGACATGAAAACCACAGGATTAATGAATGATATGTTGTTGTGAACTACTTGTCCTGTCCCTGCTTTCCTCCTCTTTAAATAGATTTCATCCATTTTCCATTGCATTTGCGGGATGGGACCAAAATTTTTAAACAAAGTTATGCCACAGGAATGGATTATTTTAACTAACTAATATAAGCAGTGTtataagaaataataaatataaatagtatTATTTCATACGGCTCCTTAAGCCCATTGTGCATGTCAACTCTATCCCAATAACTCTTGATTCCATTGGTATCCAAATCTCTGTTATCCCTTGCATTGTGACTGAGAACTCTCAGCTCACTGGCAATaggaaattccaaagattccaacGTGCTGTGTGGAAATACCTTAGTTCTGAAAATCATCTGATTCGCACTGTCTATTTATGAAAATCAAACTCTTAGCAATCACTCTGTTAGGCTACCAAGAACTTTTCacatttcagtgagatctctTCTCAGGTATTGTTAACAAAGgtaaactgattctacaaccaacacacataaaagttgctggtgaacgcagcaggctgggcggcatctctaggaagaggtacagtcgacgtttcaggcccagaccctttgtcaggatgaaGCCGATTCTACTTCTTCTTTATAAGAAAACCCTTTCTTTCTGAAGAATAACTAGGTTCTCTGTATAAGCCTCCTCTCATTCCACTTTATTTCAATATGTCCTTCTATAAATTTATCCCTTAAGTGCTTTCACATCTTTCCCTGAACTGGCATCCAGAATATTTTCATCAACAGTCCCACTGTAGTAGTGCATTTCATATTTTCAGAACTCTTAAGAAGTTTTTTAGGAATTATTATGGTCTTTGATTTTTCATTCAATCCAAATGTTTGTCAATGTCTATTGGTGAGCCATTTATTTAAGGATTCAGTAACTGAACCGTTCTCTCCTTCCTGAACATGTGTTTCTTAGCAGGGATCACTGGCAGTTTCAGAATGAGGGCCCTGAATGGTTTCTTTATTTACCCTCTATACACAAATTAGTAGCTTGGAGACTATTGTAATACTCATAACCACATAACACAACATTGAtattaaattcaagcaacacacatcaaagttgctggtgaacgcagcaggccagatagcatctctaggaagaggtacagtcgacatttcagtcagaactgacgaaaggtctcggcctgaaacgtcgactgtagctcttcctagagatgctgcctggcctgctgcgttcaccagcaactttgtgtgttgcttgaatttccagcatctgcagaattcctgttgtttgattgaTATTAAATTGATGCTGCTCCATTCCCAGTCTGTGGCTGCAGAAGCCATCAGATGATGAAATGTTTTCCATTCGCTTGTTGATTTCAATAGTATATACAACTCGTTCAACACTTCAACTTTAggctttttattttaattttcttatCCTTCTAAGGTTTCATCACTACCACCCTCAACCACCTttcccgtctctgtaatctcttcTAGCCCTATAACTCTGAGATATGAGAACTCCTCAAATTCTGGTATCAAGTTATCTTTGAATTGAACTAGTTTAAAATTGCAAACCATATTTTCAGTTGCCAAGATCCTAAACTTTGGCCTTGCCACCCTAAAATTCTTTGCCTTTCCATCTTTATTTAAATCAAATTATTTCATTAAAAAAATCTGTCTGACTATTGCTCATTTGCCttgctgctttcttgtaaggTTCAGTGTTAAATTCTAGCTCTAGAACATTTTGCAGTGTTAAGGCCATTACAGGGATACAAGCTATT
This DNA window, taken from Mobula hypostoma chromosome 21, sMobHyp1.1, whole genome shotgun sequence, encodes the following:
- the tbc1d13 gene encoding TBC1 domain family member 13 isoform X2; translated protein: MSTLYRNRIEEFRIALNEPKISLTKLQELCFSGIPFEGGLRSLCWKILLNYLPIEQTQWSSSLKKQREIYAQFLKEMIIQPGIARANLGFFREDVTLEDHPLNPNPDSQWNTYFKDNEVLLQIDKDVRRLYPDMAFFQRPTDYPCLLIMDPQNEFETLRKRVEQTTLKSQTVAHNRSGVTNVCSPRKTASANEYEVLPNGCEAHWEVVERILFIYAKLNPGIAYVQGMNEIVGPIYYTFATDPNTEWKEHAEADTFFCFTNLMSEIRDNFIKSLDDSQCGITCKMEKVYSALKEKDMDLYLKLQEQNIKPQFFAFRWLTLLLSQEFLLPDVIRIWDSLFSDVDRFDFLILVCCAMLILIRDQLLAGDFTINMRLLQDYPISDVDLILKKAKELQDTA
- the tbc1d13 gene encoding TBC1 domain family member 13 isoform X1, translated to MSTLYRNRIEEFRIALNEPKISLTKLQELCFSGIPFEGGLRSLCWKILLNYLPIEQTQWSSSLKKQREIYAQFLKEMIIQPGIARANLGFFREDVTLEDHPLNPNPDSQWNTYFKDNEVLLQIDKDVRRLYPDMAFFQRPTDYPCLLIMDPQNEFETLRKRVEQTTLKSQTVAHNRSGVTNVCSPRKTASANEYEVLPNGCEAHWEVVERILFIYAKLNPGIAYVQGMNEIVGPIYYTFATDPNTEWKEHAEADTFFCFTNLMSEIRDNFIKSLDDSQCGITCKMEKVYSALKEKDMDLYLKLQEQNIKPQFFAFRWLTLLLSQEFLLPDVIRIWDSLFSDVDRFDFLILVCCAMLILIRDQLLAGDFTINMRLLQTVGSFRKAARWEVPLNPISKDQVGDYTVPKAQYLDYPISDVDLILKKAKELQDTA